TTCAAGAAAAGTTCCCACTTTCAGTGTAGCTCAAAGCAGCGTTGGATGGAGGCAGTCAGAGCCAGAACAAATGAACTAGCAACGTCTTTCTGCAGAGAATAGATGGCATGCTTCCGTCATCCCTGTGTGCTCAGCTCTTCCCATCCAGGCTCCCACCCAGCATCCCTAATTGTGTGCCGAGCATCTGTGCCTGCCTTGAAGCTTTCCCACATCCCACCAGTTCCCTTATCCAAACCCTTCTATTGCTCTCGGAGGAGCCATTCTTAATTAAGGACCCATGTGCAGGATACAGAAGGCTTGCTTGTCATTTAATCCGTACACATCCCCCGGGGAGAGAGCAGGAATGCATTATCTCCACTTTACAGGTAATTGTGGTAAGTCACACCGAACGCAGGAGGTGGATCCCAGGGACTGTGACAACTGCTTAGTCGGGAAAGTTCTTGCTGCGCAAAGATGAGGCCGTGAGGTCAGTGCTCAGCGCCCACACAAACCAAACTGAAAACAGCAGGAGTAGCCACACGTGCTGTTAATCCCAGTGCCCGGGCGCTGAAGACAGGATCCTGGGGTCTGCTGGCTGACCAGCCTAGCCTGCCGGTTGACCTCAAGGTCActgagagatcctttctcaaaaagcaagaTGCCTGCGGAATGACACTTGAGGTTgtcccctggcttccacatgtacacacatggacacGCACAGAAGAGGTCCGTAAGTGCTAGCAAATGACCAACCCTCACTGCCATAGAATTCTTTTCCACACAGAAGGAAAGCCACAACAAAGAAAGTCTCCAACATTCCTGGAGCTCTgaaagtggtgtgggagaattgtctgtattctgtcaatcatattttgaataaacgctgactggccaggcaggaagtataggcgggtcaaccagacaggaagtagaggtggggcgacgagaacaggagaaggccaggaaggaggaagcccattccttccattcctgcccagaccaccgggaagcaagatgtaacctgcctggctaagaaaggtactgagccatgtggctaacatagataagaataatggtttgatataagttataagagttagcaagaagcctgagctaatgggccagtcagttttataacttatggagatctctgtgtgattttctctgggacttgctggctgtggggtatggggtgggacagaaaccccaacaagccggacCTCTATGTTACACGAAAGAAGGTCACATTTCTGCACAGCCTCAGTATCTAGGGGAAGCGATGCTAGCTGGATGCCGGGTCGCCAATCCTTGCAAGGTTCTCTCATATTTGTGTCCCACCTTCAGTGAGGTGCAAGATTGCAGGGAAGGCAATGTCGGCCAGCAGTGAGCAATACCCAGGCTCTGCTCCCCCAGACAACAATTCAAAGGGGGAGGTTAGGGCACAGGCAGCATGACCTGTGCCAGCACATGGTTGGGTACCAACGGAAGTCTCAGAGCATGCCCAAAGATGGTCAGACTAGACTCCAGCATGCCACACTCCCCCTAGAATAAACACTTCTTCAGCTTCATGTACATCTTCCCTGTCTCTGCTGTAGTACCATAGCTTGATTGTCATGTATCTTAGGAATCTGGGGGGGAGGGCACAGAAGTTCTTGATACAGATCCTCATCATTTGCAGTTAAACAGTTTATCTTTGCTGCCAGTGCAGTTTGTGTGACGTTTGGCTTTGAATTGTGCCCTACTGGGATAATCAAGCCACTTTGAAGATAGTGGTTAAGAGTTTTGGGGACGGAGCAGGTATAGTTCAGTTAGTAGAGTACTCGCTTAGCACGTATGAAGAagccctgagctccatcccttAGCACATATGAAGAAGCCCTGAGcgccatcctcagctgcataaACCAGCTTGGTGGGCCATGgcctcctagcactcaggagatggaagccaaaggatcagaagttcaaggtcatctttagccaCAAAGTGAGctaaaggctagcctggactacataagaccaCATGAAGAAAGAATGGCGGGGTGCGGTGGTGGTGTTAGGTTTCTGAAGTTCAAGTATGCCTGACCCAAATGTAAGCTTTGGCCTCTTAGCTGGGTAACATTAGGCAAAGCATACTGTCTCCCAGGCCTGAGTCTCCTCCCCTGGAAACAGGTGGCAAAATAATGTAATGGCTGTTACGGTACTGAGAAAACCCAATGAGCCCCTAAAACACAGAGAGCATCGTACAGCATAAGCTTCCACCAAATGGGAACATAAAGCCGAGCGGTTAAGTGAACAGAGATGATGGTTTGACATCTGTCATTATCTTCATGTCGAACACGTTGAGCAAAGTACAGTGCAAGTGTGGGGGGACAGACTGTGATCACCCCTGAAACACAGTGAGCAATTCCTTGTAAAAGCTGGCCAGTAttgcacccccccaaaaaaagccgtGTTATCTGTCTCAGATGTGAATTCCTAGGAGCTGTGAGGAGCACAAAAGACATacacttaacaacaacaacacatggATGTAGAATAGAAGTTTTTATTGTGAGTTTCCATTGGAAGACAGGAGAGGAAGATATTGAGACTATTTGCCATGATTAAAATTCTAGAtgttagaaatgaatattttaattacttgCATGCTTCTGAATAATAAACATTGCAAATATCTACAGATAGATCTCTTGTTAGATCACTCCGCTGTTGTAATTTTGTAATGAGTTGGGTTTGGCTTCAGTCACAATTATGTGTTTTAATGACAAAGTATATTTCCTGGTTTCCGGTGATGGACTCTCCAACAGGCCAAAGCACGGCAAACATGGcaccatttttcttccttctcccttgctAAAGAGTTAGGTTATATTCCTAAACTCCAAGGTCCAGCAATCAAACTCCATCTTTTGGCTACACTGACTACAAGCAGGATTTACCAAATCACCCTAGCACAgacttccccctttctccttaaaAACCCACTCCTGAAGAAACACCTGCTGTGGTCTTTGTCCGATTCAGATGTGGCagctgtccccccacccccccccccccccccccccctgcctcaCCCAGGGTTTCTGAAACTCCGGAGGGGACGGGGACGGAGCTGCAGAGTCTGGAGATGCCGTGAACTGGTTGggcccatttttaatttttaaaatttcttttatttaaaatttccttccctcccttcaatAAAGAAGGTGCGCCTTCAGCCTATATGTGGGGATAGGTATCCCTGTCTACTCCGCCCATATCCCTCCTACCTTCCTGAACATTCCCCAGGGTCTTCACTCTCCACCACACCCCCTGTGGAGTGCCTCCAGTTACCTTCCAGGTCCCTCCTGCTCTCCATTTAGCTGATGTACAGTCCTATCATGGTGGGCCATTGATCAAGGCTGGAGACAGTAAATTATGTGCCAGAAGGTGTATTTACCTCTCCAAGGGTACAACTCCCCAGGTGTGTGCTAGACTACCCCTGGCTTCTGATGACCTCTGTGACCTCCTCTTCTTCTCAATAGCGCTAACTGGTTTAGAAACACACTGTTGTGGAAATGGTAGTGTGTGATTGTGTTTATGGTTGTGAagtctcctttttttgtttgttttgttgtttgttttggtttggtttttctgagacagattttctctgtaactttagaacctatcctgtaactagctcttgtagaccaggctggccttgaactcacagagatctgcttgcctctgcctcccgagtgctgggattaaaggcgtgcgccaccaccaccccgcggTTGCAAAGTCTCTTAAGAACTCAGGCCTCTGCTGAATCCTTGCGGGTCTTTCAGACAACAGGCTTTGTAGGAAATTCAGGACACTGTCCCTCAGTGGTTTGGGCAGACGCTCCAGCAGAGGATTTGTCTCAAAGAGGTCTGGGGTGACACTTTTGTCTGATGCAATAAGACTAATGGGAAACACAGATGTTCAAAATAATTGCTCTTGTAATAACCACCGTTAGCTCCCATTGAAGGAACATGAGACACAGGGAGGCATTTggagcaggcaggaagcaggctCAGAACTGGAGCTTCACATAGGGGCTACCAACCCAGGACTTCAGTGATGCAGTGAGACCAGAGCCCAGGCTCTGGGATGGTCCCCAAGGCCTCCAGGCAACTTCCCTTCCGTGTGGAATAGAGCTGATCTTTGCTAACAGTACTGTGGGGTGATAGTATGTGACACCCAAGACCCACCTTAGCCTTCTGAATTACCTGTTTTAGAGGACACCAATAACTACATCAAGACAATGTTCAGTAGTCATATAGAGATGCACCTGTGACATGGAAGTGAGACATGCAACGTCATGTGATGAGCCAATCAGGAAGCTCCAGACATGATGTCATTTAGAACACATTCTGAAGGGCCCGTGGTAGCTCTCAATGACGAGGTACTTGCCTTGTGTATCAATGAGCCTCTCCCATAGACATCCCGTGGCACTTCTAGTCTGAAAGTCTGTGGATAGCAGAGCCACTTTTTCCAGAGAGCCCAGAGACAGAATTCAAAAAACTGTCCCAAGAGCAAAGGCATCCTCCTACCACTTATGGGAAAATTCCAATGATAAAGGCACTCCCAACACTTCTTTCTTTAGGTTCTCAGCCAACACTGTGAGATGGACTACTTTGAAGAAAGGGCCAGTGatggattccactctgtatgctatgaataccattggttagtaaagaaactgccttaggcctatgcagggcagaatagaggtaggcaggaaaaactaaactgactgctgggagaaagaaggtggagtcagggagaagccatgtagccttgtgggagacagatgctggaactttacctagtaaagccacagcctcatggcaatacacagattaatggagatgggttaatttaagatatgagttatccagaaatacacttaagctattggccaaacagtattgcaaataatatggtttctgtgtgattatttcggggctgagcagctgggaacaaacaaatggcctcctacTACAGGCCACCGTGGTCAGTTCTGTTTCCCAGACATAGACAACCAAGTTCTCCAGAGGCTACAGGTGCATGTTAAGGACAAAGAAACACTGATGATGTGGGTCTCTTGCATCAATTTCAGGGCCTTCCAGGCTCTATTCAAGGGGACCTGGGCAGCccccttgaattttctcaaatcCTCCCAGAATAACTGTGTGTGCTATCCACTGCAGCAACCCACTTCACTGCTGCCTTCCTGCAGACGAAACCCTGGCACGGTAAAGACTTTCTTCTTCCCGCTCTGATCCTGGGTAACTGTGTGATGTAAACATCTTCCGCAGCAGTTCGTGGGGTGGCCAGACAATGCTGCCATTGTTCCCCATTGGAAGCTGCCTTCAGAGCCCACACCCTCCCCATTAGGCAGCACTGCACTGGAGTTAAGAGTGTGATTTCAGATTTCAAAGTGCAGAGAGCTTGAGCCCTGCCCTCAACCGTCAGATCTGAGCTTTGCCCTCAACGTCAGTCTGTTCCCTCACGCCGGAATGTtacagacactgagaacacaCGGCTGCGGGCTCCTAGGGAACACTCCAGACATTTCAGAGAGTTCAGTAACAATAGGCCCTCGAAAGAGAACACTCCCAGGAACAACTCCTTCGGAAGGACTGAACAATGGCAGTACTGGGAAGTGGTCGCCTGCGTGTGCTACAATGTCTAATTTAACCTTCAGAGGGGTCCTATGCAGCAGGCTGTCGATCTCTCTGCTTCAACACAAATATGACCCATGGTCATGCAGGGATTTTAGAGGACCCTAAAACCTGTGCTGTGCACAGCCAGCTCCTCCCTGGAGTAGCCATTGCCCCCTGAGATTGGTCTGTTAGGGATACAACCCAAATGTCAGTTTGCGCCATTCCATATCAGTCtgaatttcattgttttatgcACATGCAATGTATGAGGTGAACACGGGTTCCTCTTTGAGATATCCAAGTTAGAATTTCTATTCCAACTAAAGCCCTTCCCTGGCTCCCGAGTGACTTCCTGTTGTGCGCAGCTAGGGCTCAAGGGCACAGAGACCAAACTTCAAACTTATCTTTGTGTCTTCTTGTCTCCCATCAGGGTCAGTTGGGGCAGAGGAAAGTAATGAATAGTTAATTCAAGAATCcaccttttcccttttttattagCATGTATTATATATGACAGTTTCATTATGACAGTCTCCCACATACCCTCTTTGGTCCCACTCCCATTGATGTCTTCCCTCTTCCCGCCTAGATTCCATTCTAAAccatctctgtctttgtctgtctgtctgtgtctctggatctctctgtgtctgtctctctgtctgtgtctgtgcctgggggctgggggctacgctcccaacttaacagtgtctctctctctctctctctctctctctctctctctctctctctctctctctttctctctctctttctttctctctctctgtgtgtgtgtgtcccaaagAGTTTTATTAGGACTGCTCACAGGAGCACAGGGCAACTTAGCCGAGACTACACCACTagagaaagtctctctctctccccagaaaccGCCAGTGGCACTCAGCTCTTCTCCCTCCCATGGAAAAATGGTGACAGGCCCTATCTTGTGCAGTGTAGAAAAGGCCGTCATAGCTACCGTTAGTTCTGAGGACAGAGGTCATGTCACTCTCAGAGGACAGACTCCAAcgctcctccccttcttccagaTTTTGTATTCTTTCTACTGCTCTTGCGACTGAGTCCCCTGAGACTTGGAGGGGGTGATACAGATGTCCTGTCTATGGATGAGCATTCAACACTTACTTCTCCTAGGCACTTTGACCAGGTATGAACTGCTGATCACTacagagagaagcttctcttaTCCCAGCTAAGAGCAGCCCTAACCTATGGctataaacataaacatatagaAATCAGTTTTACGGGCACAACTTCTCTACCTAGCAGAATAACAGTAGTAGGCCCCACTTGGctatgacctttttttttttttatgagtttcTGGACAGGTTTACAGCACCAGGAGCAACCCCCCCTCCCATGGAGCAGGTCTCCAATCCAATTAGGAAGTAGTTGGTTAGTCCCCTAATGGAATGCCATTGTTGCACCAAAGGTTACACCCTGCCTGTCATAGGTATTGCAGTAGGCACGGTCTATAGCCGAGCTACTGTTCTTCTCCAGCAGTCTGCACAGAaccttctggcactatgaaaTTTAGCAAGCAGTTCCAGCTTGTGCTGCAGTTAAAGTGTATGGTGCCTTCtgcaatagggccttaccatctAGTTCTGGTGGTCAACCGGGAACATTGGCAACAGCCAACATTGTTTTGGAAACGTTAGGGGCATCCCTGACCAACAGTTCATAAGGAGGTAGCCCATCCCTGGCCATGGGGTTTAAAGACTCATTGATAAGGAGTAATTTGAAGACCCAGGAATGGTACCAAATAAtgcaaaacatctttaaaagccTGCATCCTTGAAAACCACCCCAGAGAGTAGGCTCAGCTCCTGTGTGTAGTTTTCTCTTCACAATGACAGAACTGTAGAAGGAGGGAGCCAGGTAAAAAGAGATAGCACCAAGAGTAGGACCAGAATTCCGTCCCACAGAATAAACTCTGAGTCTTGACCTCCAGACCTTCTACCGTGACCGCGGTCTTTAAACCACTCTACCACCTCCTGCAGGTCAAATGCATGAGGCTCATAGCCTAGCTCTTTCTTGGCTTTCTCTAAGCTGAAGTAATGCGTGACACCAGTTTTATAAACCTCCGTGCGGGTGAGGAAAGGCTGGAAGTTGTAGAACCTGCCCAGAACGAAGTGGGCTATCTCTATTAGGAAAGCAAGGCCGTAGATGAGGGTGAGCGGCAGGCGGGTGGATGGGAATGTGTAGCCTAGGCCCTCAACCAGGGGCCGAAAAAATTCAAAGCTATTCACAGGTCTACCGTCTGAGATGAAGTAGGGCTGCCCAGAGGCAACATGGCCCTTATCAGCCTTCAGAGCCTCGGAGGCCAGGATGTGAGCTTGCACCAGGTTATCCACGTGAACAAACTCAACCAGGCTATCGGGATCCCCGTACACAAATCTGAACAGGCCCCTCTCAATGTAACTCACTATCCTGGGAAGGTGCCTTTGCTCTCCGGTCCCATAGATGCCGGCTGGCCTTAGTGCACAGGTTCTGAGGACACCATTGCCTTGCTTGAAGGCCGAGCCATTGGCTTCCAGCACCTTCTTCTCTGCAATGGATTTGGTTCGGGAGTAGTGATCTGGGTGCAGGTGAAGAGGCAGGTAAGGCAGAGATTCATCCCCGTTTCTGATGACCTGACCTCCGAAGATGACGTTGAACGTGCTTGTGTAAACTAACCTGGGCACTCCTctctccaggcaggtctggaggATGTTGTTGGTACCACCCACGTTGACCTCTTCAATTAGGGTTCTGTTCAGTTGCTCCCTCCCAGACATCCCATAAGAGGCGATGTGAAACACACACGCAATGTCATTGTCCTGGAAGGCTGTCTCCACGTCCGAGAGGCAGCGGATGTCTCCACGGATGAACGTGATCCCCTCTGGAAGGTTCTGGGCAGGTTGGCTGATGTCAAACAGAACCACCCGGAGTCCCCTCTGGTTCAGAGCACAGCCGAGGCTGAGGTGAGAAAGATCAGGGTTAGGTCAGGCCACCCTCCAGCTGTGTCTAGGGAAAGAGTACGAAATAACTAGCCAGTAAGGTAGGGCTCACCCGAATCTTGCTAACTTATCCTGAGTCACCTACCTTGTGTATTCATTGCTACCGGTctcatttaaattttgaaaacaaaacaaaacaaaaaagcaggaatCCTCTCAATGATGTAAAAAATGACGGCATTGACAATGACAGTGTCACAGGTGACAGAATGCCGGCTGTGGTGTAAAAGTGAACCATCTCCCAGAGGCTCAGGTCACGGAGTCTTTGGTCCCCAGCTAGTGGAAGTTTATAGACCCTTAAGGgttggagccttgctggaggaagtaggccACCAGAGGGCAGGCCTTGAGGATGACAGACAGACTCAGCTTCCTGTTGGCTTTCTGCTTTTGGGTTTCAGGGGCACTGTCTCACACTCCTCTGTCATGTCCTCCTTGCATGGGGCTGCACCCATTAAACCACAAGTCACCCTAAACTTTCCTCCCTTCAACTGCTTCTTGTTAGGTGTCTGGTCATGGTGACGACGAAAGAAATGAatacggcttttttttttttttttaaaaatatctttggtGAAATGAATAATCATCAGGCCCCAGTTTATAGGTTTTAAAAACGATTTTTCTTGAAGTGGAATAAACCTGTGCTTTTCAAGTTTCAAGTCTGAGCAGGGCACACTGGAGCTAACTTTTGGTTTAGCATTATACCAACACGTCAAAGTCCGCGAGAACTGAAAAGTATCCAGTCAGATAGTTCCGCGATGATATTTTGTAGATGAACTTACCGGAAGCCAAAATATCCGCCTCCTCCCGTTATGAGTACGGTTTCCTCTGGGTACCTTAGGGAGTCCATACCAGACAGCAAAGGGACAACCGGACCTGCAGGAAGATGCCACAACATTCTGTTTAAACACGCTTCTCCTTTGTTCTGAGCTAACAAGAAGAGAAAAGTGACTGACCTGCTCCTCAGTGGTATCACACGTACCCAGCATGTGGGAATCTCTGGTGACATGGCCAGCACTGAGAAACCCAAGCCAAACGACAGAACATGCTGGTGCAGGATACACTTTGAGACACATGGCTCCAGTCACACCTGCGCTACTTTAGctaccccccccccgccccttcgCTTCTTGGCTTCCAATTCTTCCCCATGtagtataaatataaacatagacGCGTCTTCCTTGCCTACCTGACAAAGTGAGTGTTAAACAAACAGCGTGTGGGTGCTTTCAAAATCATGTATCCCTTTCGAACAAAAGGCATTACTGTTGGTTTCTGGAACTGATCAGGGCCTTTGGAAAGAATTCATTTAAAACTGGTTGAGAGAAGGATTTCTTCCTGGCACCAGAAAACCCAAGATAGAGCTCTGCAGACATCTCCGGCATCTTCAGTATGCTCTGCTTGAGGTTGGTTTATTAACTCCATACTTAAAAGCAGAGAGTAAAATTCCTTTCTGTATCTAATCACACCCTCCACGTTGGACATCTTTCAAACGCTTCAAGGGAGAGCGCTCAGTGCATTTGACAGGGTGGGAaccttgcttctgtctcctccttatCTGTTTACCCTCCCGTAGATTCATCTCAGGCCTGGGACTACTTTCTTTCACAACAGAAATGGGCTAGATGTCTCATTCCATATAGGCGAAAAATGGACCCAGGAGTGCACATGTCTCCTAAGGCATGGAAACAACACAGTCTTTCTTCTACActttcttcccttccattccttccctccctccctccctcccttcctccctcagtggAGAGATATTTGGGTATGGTTAGACAGGTAGTCTACAAGTAACCAAGAGTTCAACCACCATCCCTTCCCAGCCAGGTGCCCATCTGTGACGTTGACCACTGTACATGCAGATGGTTTTGAACAACAAAGAACATGATCCAGATGTTAGTGGAACAGCATGGGCTGCCCTGACACAGGAAGAAGGGCACATGCACAAAGAGCTGTGTGACATCAGCGTGAGCACACAGGTCAAAATAATAATCCTAGCGACACAAGGTTGTAGGCAGCAGCCAAAGACACCTAGCAGGTGCCTTAGCCTTGAGATGGTTTTGTGAGCTTGGCTGAGACACTCTGCTTTCTCTAAACCGTACTTTCCTGTAAGCTGTGTGCTGTTGTATTTCAGGATGTCTTCACGCTTCTAGAAGAGCAACAGCATAGCAGAGAGAATGAGGACAAAGAGAGGAGGCTGTGGCACTCAGCACTAGTGTCACACAGTTCACTGGGCACTTTATGAGCACATGAGCTACTAAAAAAAACCCCGGCATTATCACCCTGTTTGCCAGTATAGAGTAAATAACTCTCCCATGCACACGCAATGGATAGTTGACACCGTGAGCCCATACTCTTAATCTTAACCCCTAAAACACGGACTTTGAGGAAAGAGAACGGTGTCTAGGTTCTCTTTAGTTATATGACTTTAGATCAGTACATCGCTCTGAGCCTGTGCCTTCATCTAAAGAGTTGAGCTGAGGATCAGCTCACAAGCCTATAGAGGCAAGATGGGATAATGCAGACAGAATACCCCCAAAAACACCACATGGGGCATGGGCACCCCATAGATGccatttcttgtttcctttcttacAAGCTCTGATGTGTATCCATTTAGTATTTCTGTCCAGTCATGTTTAGAGCTCTCAAGACACAGGGTTATAGAGGGCAAAGTGTCCTAGAAATCTGTGCATTGTGTCTCTAGCCAGTGAGGCTAACAGGATCATTCATGGAGAGTGATCACAATTATAGATAAGGCTCACCAACAGTGTCAGAGGTGTGAGGCAAGAACCATTCAGAGATCTTGGCAAAACACTGTGGAGGATGGCAGCTGGGTTCCAAGAAGCAAGTGCCACCATTATGCTACAAGAAAATTCATCAAGACCATACATGAATGAGCACCTCTTTAATATATCAAAGATGACCTTATAACAATATATGcctaagaactttaaatctttgaagaaagaaagtgaagaagatgccagaaaatggaaagatctcccgtgctcttgggtaggtagaattaacatagaaaaaatggcaatcttaccaaaagcaatctacagattcaatgcaatgcccatcaaaatccctgcaaaattcttcacagacctcaaaagaacaatactcaacttcatatggaaaagcaaaaagcttaggatagccaaaacaatcctgtacaataaaggaacttctggaggcatcacaattcctgacttcaaactctactacagagctacagtactgaacacagcctggtattagcataaaaacagacaggaggaccagtggaaccgaatcaaagacagggatatcaatccacacatctttgaacacctgaattttgacaaagaagcaaaaaaaaaataaaacggaaaaaagaaagcatattcaacaaatggtgctggtataactagatatcaacacgtagaagaacaaaaatagacccaaatctattgccatgcacaaaactcaagtccatatggatcaaagaccttaacagaaaaccaaccacactgaacctcatagaagagaaagtgggaagtacacttgaatacattggcacaggagacaccAAGAGAAACgattaataaacgggacctcctgaaactgagacacttctgtaaaacaaaggacacggtcaacaagacaaaacagcatcctacagaatgggaaaagatcttcactaaccccacatcagacaaaggactgatctccaaaaaaatacacaaagaactcaagaaattggtcatcaaaataccagataatccaataaaaagtggggtacagacctaaacagagaactctcaacagaggagtctaaa
This is a stretch of genomic DNA from Arvicola amphibius chromosome 15, mArvAmp1.2, whole genome shotgun sequence. It encodes these proteins:
- the Sdr42e1 gene encoding short-chain dehydrogenase/reductase family 42E member 1 — protein: MDSLRYPEETVLITGGGGYFGFRLGCALNQRGLRVVLFDISQPAQNLPEGITFIRGDIRCLSDVETAFQDNDIACVFHIASYGMSGREQLNRTLIEEVNVGGTNNILQTCLERGVPRLVYTSTFNVIFGGQVIRNGDESLPYLPLHLHPDHYSRTKSIAEKKVLEANGSAFKQGNGVLRTCALRPAGIYGTGEQRHLPRIVSYIERGLFRFVYGDPDSLVEFVHVDNLVQAHILASEALKADKGHVASGQPYFISDGRPVNSFEFFRPLVEGLGYTFPSTRLPLTLIYGLAFLIEIAHFVLGRFYNFQPFLTRTEVYKTGVTHYFSLEKAKKELGYEPHAFDLQEVVEWFKDRGHGRRSGGQDSEFILWDGILVLLLVLSLFTWLPPSTVLSL